The Geotalea uraniireducens Rf4 genome window below encodes:
- the rpoC gene encoding DNA-directed RNA polymerase subunit beta', translated as MEDIFNFFDKPKDPLHFSAIRISVSSPEKIRERSFGEVKKPETINYRTFKPERDGLFCAKIFGPTKDYECNCGKYKRMKHRGIVCEKCGVEVIPSKVRRERLGHIDLATPVAHIWFLKSLPSRIGNLMDITLKDLEKVLYFEAYVVTDPKNTGMPFAQVFSEDQYQKALEEYGGQFEAGMGAAAIRECLKSMDLDVIADQLRVEMLEATSEAKRKKTAKRLKVVEAFKSSGNKPEWMILECIPVLPPELRPLVPLDGGRFATSDLNDLYRRVINRNNRLKRLMELQAPEVIIRNEKRMLQEAVDALFDNGRRGRAIAGPNKRPLKSLSDMLKGKSGRFRQNLLGKRVDYSGRSVIVVGPELRLHQCGLPKKMALELFKPFIYNKLEEKGYVTTIKSAKKMVEKERPEVWDVLEEVIKEHPVMLNRAPTLHRLGIQAFEPVLIEGKAIQLHPLVCTAFNADFDGDQMAVHLPLSVESQVETRVLMMSTNNILSPAHGKPIIVPSQDMVLGIYYMTRDKYFAKGDGKIFASQEEVRIALDADEVDLQARVKVRLKNLVTDDKPLIVETTPGRVVLREILPDAVPFATINKVMTKKELSNLVDVCYRLAGNKETVILADKLKSIGFRYSTIAGISISINDMVIPEGKPAIIGRASEEVKEIQNQYTEGLITDGERYNKVIDIWAKSTEEIAKEMLDNLSRDIVVAPDGKEVKVPSFNAIHMMADSGSRGSAQQIRQLAGMRGLMAKPSGEIIETPITANFREGLTVLQYFISTHGARKGLADTALKTANSGYLTRRLVDVAQDAIITETDCGTLDGLTVSSLTEGGEVIEHIGDRILGRVALDDILDPVTGDVLVPANEEIDETLVQKIESAGLEKVKIRSVLTCQSRRGICAKCYGRDLARGHLVNMGEAVGVIAAQSIGEPGTQLTMRTFHIGGTASRRAEQTSLEARNEGSIKFININYVTNSEGHHIVMNRNGELAIIDETGREREKYAIVYGAKIKVSPTKLIKQGEALAEWDPYTMPILTEIAGKVKFGDILEGVTMEEQVDEVTGLSRKVVVESRDADKRPRITIKDETGKTAKIHEGTMGRYYLPVGANITVQEDSIVNAGDVIAKIPRETTKTKDITGGLPRVAELFEARKPKDFAVISEIDGVVTFGKDAKGKRKVIVTPDMGEPKEYLIPKGKHISVHEGDHVRAGEALMDGSSNPHDILRVLGQKELAKYLVDEVQEVYRLQGVKINDKHIETIVRQMLRRVRIKEVGDTTLLIDDQLERYIFEDENERVLDKGGRPAIAEPLLLGITKASLSTESFISAASFQETTKVLTQASIEGKVDSLRGLKENVIMGRLIPAGTGLARYRNLKLVVEDSGGVSPQPVEEVSAG; from the coding sequence TTGGAAGATATCTTTAATTTCTTTGATAAACCGAAGGATCCGTTGCATTTTTCAGCCATAAGAATCTCCGTTTCGTCGCCGGAAAAGATCCGGGAGCGTTCCTTTGGAGAGGTGAAAAAGCCGGAAACTATCAACTATCGGACGTTTAAGCCGGAACGGGATGGACTTTTCTGTGCAAAAATATTCGGTCCGACCAAGGATTACGAGTGCAACTGCGGTAAATACAAGCGGATGAAGCATCGCGGTATCGTCTGCGAAAAGTGCGGTGTGGAAGTCATCCCTTCGAAGGTCCGGCGCGAGAGACTCGGCCATATTGATTTGGCAACGCCTGTGGCCCACATCTGGTTCCTTAAGTCGCTCCCTTCGCGGATCGGGAACCTGATGGACATTACCCTCAAGGATCTTGAAAAGGTTCTTTATTTCGAGGCCTATGTAGTTACTGATCCGAAGAATACCGGCATGCCGTTTGCGCAGGTTTTTTCGGAAGACCAATACCAGAAGGCGCTGGAGGAGTATGGCGGCCAATTCGAAGCCGGAATGGGTGCTGCTGCCATAAGGGAATGCCTCAAGTCCATGGACTTGGATGTCATTGCCGATCAGCTTCGCGTGGAAATGCTCGAGGCTACCAGCGAAGCCAAACGGAAAAAAACCGCCAAGCGCTTAAAAGTGGTTGAGGCGTTCAAGTCTTCCGGCAACAAGCCGGAGTGGATGATTCTGGAGTGCATCCCCGTGCTGCCTCCCGAACTTCGCCCCCTTGTTCCTCTCGATGGCGGCCGCTTTGCAACTTCAGACCTCAATGACCTCTATCGTCGGGTAATCAACCGTAACAATCGCTTGAAACGGCTCATGGAGCTACAGGCACCTGAGGTTATTATCCGCAATGAGAAGCGTATGCTTCAAGAGGCGGTTGACGCCCTCTTTGACAATGGTCGTCGCGGCCGTGCCATCGCAGGTCCCAACAAACGTCCGCTCAAGTCTCTTTCGGATATGCTCAAGGGGAAATCCGGCCGCTTCCGTCAGAACCTTCTTGGTAAACGTGTTGATTACTCCGGTCGTTCGGTTATTGTTGTCGGCCCGGAATTGCGGCTGCACCAGTGCGGTCTGCCGAAAAAGATGGCGCTTGAGCTCTTCAAGCCGTTCATTTACAACAAGCTCGAGGAAAAAGGCTATGTAACCACCATCAAGAGCGCCAAGAAAATGGTGGAAAAGGAACGGCCGGAAGTATGGGACGTCCTTGAAGAGGTGATAAAAGAACATCCGGTCATGTTGAACCGTGCGCCGACCCTTCACCGCCTTGGCATACAGGCCTTTGAACCGGTATTGATCGAAGGTAAGGCGATCCAGTTGCATCCGCTGGTATGTACTGCTTTTAATGCGGACTTTGACGGTGACCAGATGGCTGTGCACCTGCCGCTGTCAGTCGAAAGTCAGGTTGAGACACGCGTTCTCATGATGAGTACCAACAATATCCTCTCACCTGCCCACGGCAAACCGATTATTGTGCCGTCGCAGGATATGGTCCTTGGTATTTATTACATGACCAGGGATAAGTATTTCGCCAAGGGAGACGGGAAGATCTTTGCTTCACAGGAAGAAGTGAGAATTGCCCTCGATGCGGATGAAGTTGATTTGCAAGCTCGCGTCAAGGTTCGCTTGAAGAATCTTGTTACGGACGATAAGCCGTTGATCGTGGAGACTACCCCTGGTCGTGTGGTTCTCAGGGAAATATTGCCTGACGCCGTTCCGTTTGCCACCATCAACAAGGTAATGACCAAGAAGGAACTCTCCAACCTTGTAGACGTCTGCTACCGTCTAGCCGGCAACAAGGAGACCGTTATCCTGGCTGACAAACTGAAATCTATCGGCTTCCGTTATTCTACCATTGCCGGTATCTCTATCAGTATCAATGACATGGTCATCCCTGAGGGAAAACCTGCAATCATTGGTCGCGCTTCTGAAGAGGTTAAAGAGATTCAGAATCAGTACACCGAGGGTCTCATAACCGACGGCGAACGCTATAACAAGGTTATCGATATCTGGGCAAAATCAACGGAAGAAATTGCCAAAGAGATGCTCGACAACCTTTCGCGAGACATCGTTGTTGCTCCTGACGGTAAAGAAGTCAAGGTTCCTTCATTCAACGCCATTCATATGATGGCAGACTCGGGTTCCAGGGGTTCTGCACAGCAGATTCGCCAGTTGGCCGGGATGAGGGGGCTCATGGCCAAGCCTTCCGGCGAGATCATTGAAACCCCGATTACCGCCAACTTCCGTGAGGGGTTGACAGTGCTTCAGTACTTCATTTCAACTCACGGTGCCCGCAAGGGTCTCGCCGATACCGCACTTAAGACGGCCAACTCCGGTTATCTGACCAGAAGGCTGGTTGACGTTGCTCAGGACGCAATTATTACTGAGACTGACTGTGGTACCCTTGACGGCTTGACGGTTTCCTCATTGACAGAAGGTGGTGAAGTTATCGAGCATATTGGCGATAGGATTCTCGGTCGTGTTGCGTTGGATGACATCCTCGATCCTGTTACCGGAGATGTTCTTGTGCCGGCAAATGAAGAGATCGATGAAACGCTGGTACAAAAAATTGAATCAGCCGGCTTGGAAAAAGTCAAAATCCGTTCCGTGCTCACCTGCCAAAGCAGGCGGGGGATCTGCGCCAAGTGCTACGGGCGTGACCTTGCACGGGGGCACCTGGTCAATATGGGCGAGGCGGTTGGCGTTATTGCAGCCCAATCCATCGGCGAACCTGGTACCCAGTTGACTATGCGGACCTTCCACATAGGTGGTACTGCATCGAGACGTGCTGAACAGACCTCTTTGGAAGCGCGTAACGAAGGCTCTATCAAGTTTATAAATATTAATTATGTTACAAATTCCGAGGGTCATCACATCGTTATGAACCGTAACGGTGAACTTGCCATCATAGATGAAACCGGCCGCGAGCGGGAAAAGTACGCCATCGTCTACGGGGCCAAAATCAAGGTTAGTCCAACTAAGTTAATTAAGCAGGGTGAAGCCTTGGCTGAGTGGGACCCTTACACCATGCCGATCCTGACCGAGATCGCCGGTAAGGTGAAGTTCGGGGACATCCTCGAAGGTGTCACCATGGAGGAACAGGTAGACGAAGTAACCGGCCTTTCGCGTAAGGTTGTTGTTGAGTCGCGCGATGCCGATAAACGGCCGCGCATTACCATCAAGGATGAAACCGGGAAGACCGCAAAAATCCATGAAGGTACAATGGGGCGCTACTATCTTCCCGTTGGTGCAAACATTACGGTGCAGGAAGATTCGATCGTCAATGCAGGTGACGTAATTGCCAAGATCCCTCGCGAGACTACCAAGACAAAGGATATCACGGGTGGTCTGCCCAGGGTTGCGGAACTCTTCGAAGCAAGAAAGCCGAAGGATTTTGCGGTTATATCTGAAATCGACGGGGTTGTTACGTTTGGTAAGGACGCTAAAGGCAAGCGCAAGGTCATTGTAACCCCGGATATGGGCGAACCCAAGGAATACCTGATCCCCAAAGGCAAGCACATAAGTGTCCACGAAGGGGATCATGTGCGGGCCGGTGAGGCCCTCATGGACGGATCTTCAAATCCGCATGATATCCTGAGGGTCCTCGGTCAGAAGGAATTGGCCAAATACCTTGTGGATGAAGTTCAAGAGGTCTATCGGCTCCAGGGGGTCAAGATCAATGATAAGCATATTGAGACCATTGTCAGGCAGATGTTGAGACGTGTACGGATTAAGGAGGTCGGCGATACGACGTTGCTGATCGATGACCAACTGGAACGCTATATCTTTGAAGACGAGAATGAAAGGGTACTCGATAAAGGCGGTAGACCAGCCATTGCTGAGCCTCTTCTCCTTGGCATAACAAAGGCATCGCTTTCGACGGAGTCATTTATTTCGGCAGCATCCTTCCAGGAGACAACAAAGGTCTTGACACAGGCTTCAATAGAAGGTAAAGTTGACAGTCTTCGCGGTCTCAAGGAGAACGTGATCATGGGGCGGCTCATTCCTGCCGGGACTGGCTTGGCGCGTTATCGTAATCTCAAGCTTGTTGTAGAGGATTCCGGTGGTGTGTCGCCGCAGCCGGTTGAGGAAGTTTCGGCTGGTTAG
- the rpsL gene encoding 30S ribosomal protein S12, with product MPTINQLIRIGRESKKDKSTAPALKCCPQKRGVCTRVYTTTPKKPNSALRKVARVRLTNGVEVTSYIPGVGHNLQEHSVVLIRGGRVKDLPGVRYHIVRGTLDSVGVKDRKKSRSKYGAKRPK from the coding sequence ATGCCAACCATTAATCAGTTGATCCGTATCGGCAGGGAGAGTAAGAAGGATAAGTCCACTGCCCCTGCTTTGAAGTGTTGCCCGCAAAAAAGAGGTGTGTGTACGAGGGTGTACACGACGACACCGAAAAAGCCGAACTCTGCGCTCCGTAAAGTCGCCAGGGTCCGCCTTACGAATGGCGTCGAGGTGACATCGTATATTCCCGGTGTTGGACATAATCTCCAGGAGCACTCAGTCGTTCTGATTAGGGGCGGAAGGGTTAAGGACTTGCCGGGTGTCAGGTATCATATTGTGCGTGGAACACTTGACTCGGTTGGGGTGAAGGATCGTAAGAAGAGCCGTTCCAAGTATGGTGCGAAAAGACCCAAGTAA
- the rpsG gene encoding 30S ribosomal protein S7, producing MPRRREVAKRVILPDPKYGDRVVAKLVNIIMLDGKKSTAEKALYGALELASEKVNEDPVKILKKSLDNIKPMLEVKSRRVGGSTYQVPVEVRAERRVSLAMRWLVKYANDRSEKTVTDKLAGEILDAYNNRGAAVKKREDTHKMAEANRAFAHYRW from the coding sequence ATGCCTAGAAGAAGAGAAGTAGCTAAAAGAGTTATATTGCCTGATCCGAAGTATGGAGACCGGGTTGTTGCGAAGCTGGTTAATATAATTATGCTCGATGGCAAGAAAAGTACTGCTGAAAAAGCTCTGTACGGTGCTCTGGAGTTGGCTAGTGAGAAGGTGAATGAGGATCCTGTAAAGATCCTGAAAAAGAGCCTGGATAATATCAAGCCTATGCTTGAGGTTAAATCCAGGAGGGTTGGTGGCTCTACTTATCAGGTTCCCGTTGAGGTGAGAGCGGAGCGTCGGGTTTCTTTGGCGATGCGCTGGCTTGTGAAGTATGCAAATGACCGCTCAGAGAAGACTGTGACTGATAAGCTGGCGGGTGAGATTCTGGATGCGTATAATAATCGCGGGGCGGCGGTCAAGAAGCGTGAAGATACTCACAAGATGGCCGAGGCCAACAGGGCTTTTGCTCACTACCGTTGGTAG
- the fusA gene encoding elongation factor G yields MARLVSLAKTRNIGIMAHIDAGKTTTTERILYYTGVSHKIGEVHDGAATMDWMEQEQERGITITSAATTCHWRDNRINIIDTPGHVDFTIEVERSLRVLDGAVAVFCSVGGVEPQSETVWRQADKYSVPRIAFINKMDRVGADFFRGVSMIKDRLKANPLPIQLPVGKEDTFKGIIDLVEMKAVIWDEESLGATFQVTEIPAADLELAQEYREKMIEELSSHDDVLMEKYIGGEELTNEEIKAAIRKSTISIQICPVICGSAFKNKGVQNLLDAVIDYMPAPTDIPAIKGIDANTEAEIERNASDDEPFSALAFKIMTDPFVGQLCFFRVYSGVLNSGSYVYNATKGKRERIGRILKMHANKREEIKEVYAGDIAAAVGLKYTTTGDTLCEEEKPVILESIEFPEPVISIAIEPKTKADQEKLGLSLQKLATEDPSFRVKTDEETGQTIISGMGELHLEIIVDRLMREFKVEANVGKPQVAYRETITKKVKAEGKFVRQSGGRGQYGHVWLELEPQEPGKGYEFVDAIKGGVVPREYISSVDKGIQEAMDTGVLAGFPVVDFKVALVDGSYHEVDSSEMAFKIAGSMGFKEGCAKAGPVLLEPIMAVEVVVPEDYMGDVIGDLNSRRGRIMGMESRAGAQVVNSMVPLAQMFGYSTDLRSATQGRATYSMTFDHYEQVPKSVAEEIVAKVKG; encoded by the coding sequence GTGGCACGTTTAGTATCGTTGGCAAAAACACGTAACATTGGGATAATGGCGCACATCGATGCGGGTAAGACGACTACAACAGAGCGTATACTTTACTATACCGGTGTTTCTCATAAAATTGGCGAGGTTCATGATGGGGCTGCCACCATGGACTGGATGGAGCAGGAGCAGGAGCGTGGTATTACTATCACGTCTGCTGCCACAACTTGTCACTGGCGTGATAATCGGATAAACATCATCGATACTCCGGGCCACGTTGACTTTACCATTGAAGTGGAACGCTCATTGCGCGTACTCGACGGTGCGGTCGCTGTATTCTGTTCCGTTGGTGGAGTTGAGCCGCAGTCTGAAACTGTGTGGCGTCAGGCCGATAAGTATAGCGTGCCGCGTATCGCTTTCATCAATAAAATGGACCGAGTTGGTGCAGATTTTTTCCGTGGCGTATCTATGATAAAGGATCGTCTGAAAGCGAATCCTTTGCCTATTCAGCTTCCAGTCGGCAAAGAGGATACTTTTAAGGGTATTATAGATCTGGTCGAAATGAAGGCGGTTATCTGGGATGAAGAGTCACTTGGCGCGACATTTCAAGTGACGGAAATTCCAGCTGCAGATCTGGAGTTGGCGCAAGAGTATCGTGAGAAAATGATTGAGGAGCTGTCGAGCCACGATGACGTACTGATGGAGAAGTACATCGGCGGTGAGGAGCTTACTAACGAAGAAATAAAGGCTGCTATACGAAAATCGACTATCTCCATTCAGATATGTCCTGTTATATGTGGTTCTGCTTTTAAAAATAAGGGCGTACAGAATCTTTTGGATGCCGTTATTGACTATATGCCGGCTCCGACTGACATTCCTGCCATTAAGGGTATAGATGCAAATACCGAAGCGGAGATTGAACGTAATGCCTCGGATGATGAGCCATTTTCTGCTCTGGCTTTCAAAATTATGACTGATCCGTTTGTTGGGCAGCTTTGCTTCTTTAGGGTTTATTCCGGTGTGCTTAATTCCGGGTCTTATGTATATAATGCGACCAAGGGTAAAAGAGAGCGTATTGGCCGAATTCTAAAAATGCACGCCAATAAGCGGGAAGAGATAAAAGAAGTATATGCTGGTGATATTGCGGCAGCTGTAGGCTTGAAATATACAACTACTGGTGACACCCTGTGCGAAGAAGAAAAGCCGGTGATACTTGAATCGATCGAGTTTCCTGAGCCGGTCATATCGATTGCCATTGAACCAAAAACAAAGGCTGACCAAGAGAAGCTAGGCTTGAGTTTGCAGAAATTGGCAACGGAAGACCCTTCGTTCCGTGTCAAGACTGATGAGGAGACGGGCCAGACCATCATATCCGGTATGGGTGAGCTTCATCTTGAAATTATTGTCGACCGACTCATGCGTGAGTTCAAGGTCGAGGCTAATGTCGGTAAACCGCAAGTTGCCTACCGTGAGACGATCACGAAGAAAGTCAAGGCTGAAGGCAAATTCGTTCGTCAATCAGGTGGCCGTGGTCAGTATGGTCACGTATGGCTTGAGCTTGAGCCCCAAGAGCCCGGCAAGGGTTATGAGTTTGTCGATGCTATCAAGGGTGGTGTTGTCCCCCGCGAGTATATATCGTCAGTAGACAAGGGAATACAGGAAGCCATGGATACCGGTGTGCTTGCAGGTTTCCCGGTAGTGGATTTCAAGGTTGCACTCGTAGACGGTTCTTATCATGAGGTAGACTCATCAGAGATGGCGTTTAAAATTGCCGGTTCGATGGGTTTTAAAGAAGGTTGTGCCAAAGCAGGACCCGTTCTGCTAGAACCGATAATGGCTGTAGAGGTTGTAGTGCCGGAAGATTATATGGGTGATGTTATCGGTGATTTAAACTCACGTCGTGGTCGTATTATGGGGATGGAATCGCGCGCTGGTGCCCAGGTTGTTAACTCTATGGTGCCACTTGCGCAAATGTTTGGCTATTCAACCGATCTCCGTTCAGCGACTCAAGGTCGTGCAACATATAGCATGACGTTTGATCACTATGAGCAAGTGCCGAAGTCAGTGGCCGAAGAGATAGTTGCAAAGGTAAAGGGCTAA
- the rpsJ gene encoding 30S ribosomal protein S10 codes for MPSQKIRIRLKAYDHKLLDQSVGEIVDTAKRTGARVAGPIPLPTVINKYCVLRGPHVDKKSREQFEIRTHKRLIDILDPTQQTVDALMKLDLSAGVDVEIKL; via the coding sequence ATGCCAAGTCAGAAGATAAGAATTCGCTTAAAAGCATACGATCATAAACTGCTCGATCAGTCAGTAGGTGAGATCGTAGACACGGCCAAGAGGACTGGTGCGAGAGTAGCTGGTCCCATACCTCTACCGACCGTAATAAATAAGTATTGTGTTCTGCGTGGACCGCATGTGGACAAGAAGTCGCGTGAACAGTTCGAGATCAGAACCCATAAGAGGCTAATTGATATCCTTGATCCTACCCAGCAGACTGTTGATGCGCTGATGAAGCTTGATCTTTCGGCTGGTGTGGATGTGGAAATTAAGCTTTAA
- the rplC gene encoding 50S ribosomal protein L3: MNKGLIGKKLGMTQIFAEDGRRIPVTVVEAGPCVVIQKKTKEKDGYSAIQVGFNSQEAAKANSAVVGHCKTAGSGVFSFLRELRVDNADQYSVGDVLSAEIFAPGDLVDVTGTSIGKGFQGVMKRWGFKGGRASHGSRFHRAPGSIGCSATPSRVFKNKKMPGQLGNEKVTVQRLKIVRVDAADNLILLNGAIPGSTNGLVLIKDSVKAKK, encoded by the coding sequence ATGAATAAGGGATTGATTGGTAAAAAACTTGGAATGACACAAATCTTTGCTGAAGACGGGCGCCGTATACCGGTGACTGTTGTTGAAGCCGGTCCTTGTGTTGTTATTCAAAAGAAGACCAAAGAAAAAGATGGCTACAGTGCTATCCAGGTGGGTTTTAACTCACAGGAGGCTGCAAAAGCCAACAGTGCAGTGGTTGGTCATTGCAAAACTGCCGGGAGCGGCGTATTTTCTTTCTTACGCGAGCTGCGCGTGGATAATGCAGATCAATACAGTGTTGGTGATGTGCTTAGTGCTGAAATATTTGCACCTGGTGATCTGGTTGACGTAACCGGGACAAGTATTGGTAAAGGTTTTCAGGGTGTAATGAAACGTTGGGGCTTCAAGGGCGGGCGAGCAAGCCATGGTTCTCGCTTTCATCGTGCTCCTGGTTCCATTGGCTGTTCAGCAACACCTTCACGTGTCTTTAAAAACAAGAAGATGCCTGGTCAGCTCGGAAACGAAAAAGTGACTGTGCAGAGACTTAAGATTGTAAGGGTTGATGCAGCTGATAACCTTATTTTGTTGAATGGTGCGATACCTGGATCTACAAATGGTCTGGTTCTTATCAAAGACAGTGTTAAGGCTAAGAAATAA
- the rplD gene encoding 50S ribosomal protein L4, whose product MAKLDVFDIKNKKVGEIELSDSVFNDEVKEYLIHEAVKIQLANRRAGTVGVKNRSAVAGSGKKPFKQKGTGQARQGCRRAPQYPGGGVAFGPQAKTYNLSMNKKARRAAMRSALSLLFKNNKLTVLNNIDLDNVSTKNFVGILNGFTLDKTLVVTDVENRNLELSARNVKNVKVLKSEGLNIFDIMKYQSVIFTENSVRKVEGALQS is encoded by the coding sequence ATGGCAAAGTTAGACGTTTTCGATATTAAAAATAAAAAGGTCGGTGAAATTGAACTTAGCGACTCAGTGTTTAACGATGAGGTTAAAGAGTATCTCATTCATGAGGCGGTAAAGATTCAATTGGCAAATCGTCGTGCTGGCACAGTCGGGGTTAAAAACCGTTCGGCAGTTGCAGGCAGCGGTAAAAAGCCTTTCAAGCAAAAGGGAACCGGTCAAGCTCGTCAGGGTTGCCGTAGAGCACCACAATATCCTGGTGGTGGTGTTGCATTCGGTCCCCAAGCAAAAACATATAATCTTTCTATGAATAAGAAAGCAAGAAGAGCTGCGATGCGTTCTGCATTGTCTTTATTATTTAAAAATAACAAGCTGACTGTGCTCAACAACATAGATCTCGACAATGTTTCGACGAAAAACTTTGTCGGTATTTTAAATGGTTTCACATTGGATAAGACACTTGTTGTTACTGACGTTGAAAATCGTAATCTAGAGCTCTCAGCGCGTAATGTGAAAAATGTTAAAGTATTAAAGTCCGAGGGATTGAATATTTTTGACATTATGAAATATCAAAGTGTCATTTTCACTGAGAATTCAGTGCGCAAAGTTGAAGGAGCGTTACAGTCATGA
- a CDS encoding 50S ribosomal protein L23 translates to MNIYSVIKKPLITEKTTIEKDERNIISFVVSSDANKIEIKDAVKTLFNVDVASVKTVNVAGKVKRVGKNIGKRSNWKKAYVTLKEGSNVDFFEA, encoded by the coding sequence ATGAACATATATAGCGTTATTAAAAAACCTTTGATTACTGAAAAGACCACAATTGAAAAAGACGAAAGAAATATAATTTCGTTTGTTGTAAGCAGTGATGCAAACAAAATTGAAATTAAAGATGCGGTGAAAACACTTTTTAATGTGGACGTTGCATCGGTTAAAACAGTAAATGTTGCCGGCAAGGTTAAGAGAGTCGGTAAGAATATTGGTAAACGATCGAATTGGAAGAAAGCCTACGTCACCCTCAAAGAGGGAAGCAACGTTGATTTCTTTGAAGCATAA
- the rplB gene encoding 50S ribosomal protein L2: MAIKSYKPTSAGRRHQTCSTFEEITTDKPEKSLLVKLKKTGGRNNFGRVTSRHIGGGHKQKYRIIDFRRDKRDIPAKVSSVEYDPYRSARIALLNYADGEKRYIIAPLDLKVGDTVISGPSADIKPGNALPIRSIPLGTIIHNIELKIGKGAQLARSAGTFAQLMAKEDKYAQVKLPSGEVRMVLLDCIATVGQVGNIDHENVSIGKAGRSRWLGKRPKVRGVAMNPVDHPHGGGEGRTSGGRHPVTPWGIPTKGYKTRTNKTSTRFIVKRRTK, encoded by the coding sequence ATGGCGATAAAGAGTTATAAACCGACGTCCGCAGGCCGTAGACATCAGACCTGTTCAACATTTGAAGAGATTACTACTGACAAACCCGAAAAATCGCTTCTTGTTAAACTGAAAAAAACCGGTGGCCGAAACAATTTTGGGCGGGTAACCTCCAGGCATATCGGTGGTGGTCATAAACAAAAATACCGTATCATCGACTTCCGACGTGACAAGCGTGATATCCCGGCAAAGGTGAGCTCGGTCGAGTATGACCCATACCGTAGTGCTAGGATTGCGCTGTTGAACTATGCTGACGGTGAAAAACGTTACATTATTGCTCCTCTTGATCTGAAAGTCGGGGATACTGTAATATCCGGACCCAGTGCTGACATTAAGCCGGGTAATGCATTGCCGATCAGATCGATTCCGTTGGGTACAATTATCCACAATATAGAATTGAAGATTGGTAAAGGCGCACAACTGGCGCGCAGTGCGGGGACTTTTGCCCAGCTTATGGCAAAAGAAGATAAGTATGCACAGGTTAAGCTTCCATCAGGTGAAGTGCGGATGGTCCTTTTGGATTGTATTGCAACTGTAGGACAGGTCGGGAATATCGATCACGAGAATGTCTCGATAGGGAAAGCCGGTCGCTCACGCTGGTTAGGTAAGCGGCCAAAGGTCAGAGGTGTTGCGATGAACCCGGTAGACCATCCCCATGGTGGTGGTGAGGGAAGAACATCCGGTGGACGTCATCCTGTTACACCGTGGGGTATTCCGACTAAAGGTTATAAGACCAGAACAAACAAGACATCGACAAGATTCATAGTTAAGCGTCGTACAAAATAA
- the rpsS gene encoding 30S ribosomal protein S19 encodes MARSIKKGPFVDTHLQAKVQAEGPSSKKVIKTWSRRSTITPDFIGLTFAVHNGRKFIPVFVTENMVGHKMGEFAPTRTFFGHAADKKSKLKKK; translated from the coding sequence ATGGCAAGATCGATAAAAAAAGGACCATTTGTAGACACGCATTTACAAGCAAAAGTCCAGGCAGAAGGTCCTTCATCAAAAAAAGTGATTAAAACCTGGTCAAGACGATCTACAATAACACCTGATTTTATAGGTCTGACCTTTGCTGTTCATAACGGCAGGAAATTTATTCCTGTTTTCGTCACAGAGAACATGGTCGGTCACAAGATGGGAGAATTTGCTCCCACGAGGACTTTTTTCGGCCACGCAGCAGACAAGAAAAGTAAGTTGAAGAAGAAGTAA
- the rplV gene encoding 50S ribosomal protein L22 yields the protein MESSAKLSFARLSPRKTRLVVDMVRGKGIQNALNTLRFSPQPSAKLVSKLLSSAVANAEQKGVADVDRLYVKTIYVNGGTVLKRFVPRAMGRASKIRKPTSHICVVLAEKK from the coding sequence ATGGAATCAAGCGCTAAGTTATCATTCGCCCGTCTGTCCCCTCGCAAAACACGCCTAGTAGTGGATATGGTTAGGGGTAAAGGGATACAGAACGCTCTCAATACATTGCGTTTTTCGCCACAACCATCGGCTAAGCTGGTATCCAAATTGCTGTCATCTGCTGTAGCAAATGCAGAGCAAAAGGGCGTTGCTGACGTTGATCGTCTTTATGTAAAAACTATTTATGTAAACGGTGGTACTGTTTTGAAGCGTTTTGTTCCGCGGGCGATGGGAAGAGCGAGCAAGATTAGAAAACCGACCAGTCACATTTGTGTGGTACTGGCGGAGAAGAAATAA